The genomic stretch CGCCACTCCGGAAATTCTTCTTCCGGTCCGAGCAGATGAACTGCGTCGAAAACCATCCGGCCGTCCGTCAGCGTCCCGGTCTTATCCAGGCACAGGACGTCTACCCTCGCCAAGACCTCCACGGCGGCCAGTTCCTGGACGATGACCCGCAGCCTGGCCAGCCGGATCGCCCCGACGGCGAACGCCACGCTGGTCAGCAGGACCAGGCCCAAGGGGATCATCGCGATGGTGCTGGCCACAGCCGGCACCACGCCTTCCTTCCAGTCGCCGGACGCGAGCGCCGCGTTCCATCCGCCGTGCTGGATCATTTGGGAATTGAGGACCAGTGCAGACAACGGAAGGACCAGCCATGCAATGACTTTCAGGACCTTGTTGATTCCGGAGCGGATCTCGGAGGTCACGAGCGAGAAGCGTTTGGCTTCCGTCGCGATGCGTTGGGCGAAGGTCTCAAGGCCCACGGTGGTGATCCGGGCGAACCCCGATCCGGACACCACCAATGAACCCGACAGCAGGACCTGGCCTGCACTCTTCCGGACGGGTTCGGATTCTCCCGTCAGAAGTGATTCGTCGACGTCGAGGCTGCCGTCGCCAAGGCTGACGGCGTCGGCAGACACTTGGTCCCCGGCGCCCAAAACCACAATGTCGTCCTTGACGAGGTCCCGTCCCGGGATCACTTGCTCCGTCCCGTCCCGGAGCACAGTTGCCGGCGCACTGTGCAGGATGGCCAAACGGTCCAGGGCCCGTTTGGCCCGGTACTCCTGGACCACTCCGATAATGATGTTTCCCATCGCGGCGAGCCCGAAGAGTGCATCCTGCCATTGCCCCAGGACGAGCAACATCGCAAAGGCCGCAAAAACCAGGCCATTGAAGAGTGTCAGGACGTTCGCCCTGATGATGGCGCGCAGGCTGCGACTGGCTGGTAGTTGTGCGCTGTTGTCCAGGCCATGGTCGATGCGGAGCGCGACGTCCGCCCGGGTGAGTCCTTGCATGGCCCGGCGCCCTAGATCCTGTGCGTCATGGTGTCGGGACGCATGGTGCCCGCCATGGCGTGACAGTTCAATGCGGTGCCGCCACTGGCGTGGACCGCCGTCGCGGGGATGAGTGCGGGCCCGACGCCGGGGGCCAGCGCGGGGCGGGCTTGGTGCTGTGGTCTTCCACCAGGCCGGTACCTGCACATTCGCGCACGTCGAAGATGGCGATGGCTATCGCCTGCTTGTCGTCGTAGGGGCCTGACTCGAGCAGGGTGTTTCCTCTGGGGCCAACAAGGCGGAACCGAAAGTGGGAATACGCATCGACGAAAACTTCGAAATGTCCAGACATGGTGGAACTCTCAACT from Paenarthrobacter ureafaciens encodes the following:
- a CDS encoding YegP family protein is translated as MSGHFEVFVDAYSHFRFRLVGPRGNTLLESGPYDDKQAIAIAIFDVRECAGTGLVEDHSTKPAPRWPPASGPHSSPRRRSTPVAAPH